Proteins from a genomic interval of Pseudomonadota bacterium:
- a CDS encoding Crp/Fnr family transcriptional regulator, whose translation MVKTRNITVTAQSLAALDAFASLPEASREKIARLCHGRRYAADEHIIPQRDDGHGVYFVMSGVVKITYFAARGRQVAFRDTGPGEMFGELSALDGDLRSAEVIARSPSFLVSLTAGNFLTVLHEYPSVSNYVLRRLAKLVRLLSDRVVEMSTLGVNNRIHAELLRLARAAGSGAGVVTIERMPTHLEFASRISCNREAVCNELNRLTKIGLLKKLQRRGMQIVDVPRLELMVAEVVE comes from the coding sequence ATGGTCAAAACGAGGAATATCACCGTCACCGCGCAATCGCTGGCAGCGCTCGACGCGTTCGCGTCACTGCCCGAGGCCTCGCGCGAAAAGATTGCCCGCCTTTGTCACGGCCGCCGTTACGCCGCCGACGAGCACATCATTCCGCAACGGGACGATGGCCACGGCGTGTATTTCGTGATGAGCGGGGTGGTGAAGATCACTTATTTCGCGGCGCGCGGCCGCCAGGTGGCGTTTCGCGATACCGGACCGGGCGAGATGTTCGGAGAGTTGTCGGCGCTCGACGGCGACCTCCGCTCGGCGGAAGTCATCGCCCGCAGCCCATCGTTCCTCGTGTCGCTCACCGCCGGCAACTTCCTGACCGTGCTGCATGAATATCCATCGGTTTCCAACTATGTCCTGCGGCGCCTCGCCAAGCTGGTGCGCCTGCTGTCCGACCGCGTGGTGGAAATGAGCACGCTAGGCGTCAACAACCGCATCCATGCCGAATTGCTGCGACTGGCGCGCGCCGCCGGCAGCGGGGCCGGCGTGGTCACCATAGAGCGCATGCCGACGCATCTCGAATTCGCGTCCCGCATCAGTTGCAACCGCGAAGCGGTGTGCAACGAACTCAATCGGCTGACCAAGATTGGCCTTCTTAAAAAGCTGCAGCGCCGTGGCATGCAGATAGTGGACGTGCCGCGGCTCGAACTAATGGTGGCGGAGGTCGTCGAGTAA
- a CDS encoding SDR family NAD(P)-dependent oxidoreductase, with protein sequence MAFTADYEKFKFPENAFKGKRVLITGSGKDGGIGQGLALAAAASGAEVVGVHFHSSYRDGFDMVDAMRANGVKAFAMQADVTNTRDLWASRSYVIEQMGGKGPDIVICNSGLTEKGYRFGRALPEIDGESRAERRARVRREFIENLAESKLVMDTKIDGFVYMTHLWAGEAVYHNSPVQFIYISSMQSIEPGVAVPGYVVANWAVLRLPEVLRTNLGKAANMASACCLMLPFVRTGMTEEYADNAKVFGRWQPRMLEPFEAAHAVTQLLSRPAEELNLGNFKLAVEGTVERVSLKWSQVKLEVSDEALAWSDANPVVS encoded by the coding sequence ATGGCGTTTACGGCTGACTACGAAAAATTCAAATTTCCGGAAAACGCCTTCAAGGGCAAGCGCGTTCTCATCACCGGCTCGGGCAAGGACGGCGGCATCGGCCAGGGCCTGGCGCTGGCGGCGGCGGCCAGCGGCGCCGAAGTGGTGGGCGTGCACTTCCATTCCAGCTACCGCGACGGATTCGACATGGTGGATGCCATGCGCGCCAATGGCGTGAAGGCGTTTGCCATGCAGGCCGATGTCACCAACACCCGCGACCTGTGGGCGTCACGCAGCTACGTCATCGAGCAGATGGGCGGCAAAGGCCCGGACATCGTGATCTGCAATTCCGGCCTGACGGAAAAAGGCTATCGCTTCGGGCGCGCGCTGCCGGAAATCGACGGCGAGAGTCGCGCCGAACGCCGCGCGCGGGTGCGCCGCGAATTCATCGAGAACCTCGCCGAGTCCAAGCTGGTGATGGACACCAAGATTGACGGCTTCGTCTACATGACCCACCTGTGGGCCGGCGAAGCGGTCTATCACAACAGTCCCGTGCAGTTCATCTACATCTCGTCCATGCAGTCCATCGAACCGGGCGTGGCGGTGCCGGGTTACGTGGTCGCCAACTGGGCGGTGCTGCGCCTGCCGGAAGTGCTGCGTACCAATCTCGGCAAGGCCGCCAACATGGCCAGCGCCTGCTGCCTCATGCTGCCCTTCGTGCGCACCGGCATGACCGAGGAATACGCCGACAATGCCAAGGTCTTCGGCCGTTGGCAGCCACGCATGCTCGAGCCTTTCGAAGCCGCCCATGCCGTGACCCAGCTGCTGTCGCGCCCGGCCGAGGAGTTGAACCTCGGCAATTTCAAGCTGGCGGTCGAAGGCACGGTCGAACGCGTGTCCCTGAAATGGTCGCAGGTCAAACTCGAAGTCAGTGACGAGGCGCTGGCCTGGAGCGACGCCAACCCGGTTGTCAGCTGA
- a CDS encoding alpha/beta hydrolase: MDGFKHGYASVNDARLHYVEAGHGPLVVLLHGFPELWYSWRHQLSFLARHGYRAVAVDQRGYGRSSKFWRTEAYRIGPLIADVVGLVKALGETQAVVVGHDWGAPVAWTSAWLHPEVFRGVMGMSVPFAGRALIGLPGNPFGEQRPDEYHAELAGPGQDFYQTYFGTLGPIIDEFEQDARGWLRDIVYSVSGEGMLEAGFDINAADPVTLIRGSALCIPHGTRMRERFMTPKVMPPWFDEADLEFFVREYERSGLAGPLSYYRNLDADWHDLAPHATRKLTAPSFFLGAEFDVATWWGAECIERVKEVATDYRGTEIFPRCGHWLQQERPEDTNRVLLEFLRGLD, encoded by the coding sequence ATGGACGGATTCAAGCACGGCTATGCCAGCGTCAACGACGCCCGGCTCCACTATGTCGAAGCCGGCCACGGGCCGCTGGTGGTACTGCTGCATGGCTTTCCCGAACTGTGGTATTCGTGGCGTCACCAGTTGAGCTTCCTGGCGCGCCACGGCTACCGCGCGGTGGCGGTAGACCAGCGCGGTTACGGTCGCTCCTCGAAATTCTGGCGCACAGAGGCCTATCGCATCGGACCCCTGATAGCCGACGTGGTGGGGCTGGTCAAGGCGCTGGGCGAAACGCAGGCGGTGGTGGTCGGCCATGACTGGGGCGCGCCGGTGGCTTGGACCTCCGCCTGGCTGCACCCGGAAGTGTTCCGCGGCGTGATGGGCATGAGCGTGCCGTTTGCCGGTCGCGCCTTGATCGGACTGCCGGGCAATCCTTTCGGTGAGCAGCGGCCCGATGAATACCATGCCGAACTGGCCGGCCCCGGCCAGGATTTCTACCAGACCTATTTCGGCACGCTCGGCCCCATCATCGATGAGTTCGAACAGGATGCGCGCGGCTGGCTGCGGGACATCGTCTACTCGGTGTCGGGCGAGGGCATGCTGGAGGCGGGCTTCGATATCAATGCCGCCGATCCCGTCACGCTCATCCGTGGCAGCGCGCTGTGCATTCCGCACGGTACGCGCATGCGCGAACGCTTCATGACGCCCAAGGTCATGCCACCCTGGTTCGACGAGGCCGATCTCGAATTCTTCGTGCGTGAATATGAGCGCAGCGGTTTGGCCGGCCCCTTGAGCTATTACCGCAACCTGGACGCCGATTGGCACGATCTTGCACCGCACGCCACGCGCAAGCTCACCGCGCCGTCGTTTTTCCTGGGCGCGGAGTTCGATGTCGCGACCTGGTGGGGCGCCGAATGTATCGAGCGGGTGAAGGAAGTGGCGACCGACTATCGCGGCACCGAGATCTTCCCGCGCTGCGGCCACTGGCTGCAGCAGGAACGTCCGGAAGACACCAACCGCGTGTTGTTGGAATTCCTGCGCGGCCTGGACTGA
- a CDS encoding MAPEG family protein yields MSTTAIALIGMVMWSVALTFALVFTRVSAIMRGEKELNAFQADGRDLNAFGLRMTRSHANALENLALAVGLMLLAIATGHTDITDKLAMVVLYARIAQSVVHIASTSAPMVMARATLFSVQMLIFAYWGWMLSQAH; encoded by the coding sequence ATGAGCACGACGGCAATTGCCTTGATTGGAATGGTCATGTGGTCAGTGGCGCTGACCTTCGCCCTGGTATTCACGCGCGTCAGCGCGATCATGCGGGGCGAGAAGGAATTGAACGCGTTTCAGGCCGATGGCCGCGATCTGAACGCGTTCGGGCTGCGCATGACGCGCTCCCATGCCAACGCGCTGGAGAACCTGGCCCTGGCGGTGGGCCTCATGCTGCTCGCCATCGCCACCGGCCATACGGACATCACCGACAAGCTCGCCATGGTGGTGCTCTATGCCCGCATCGCGCAGTCCGTGGTGCACATCGCGTCGACCTCGGCGCCGATGGTGATGGCGCGCGCCACCTTGTTCAGTGTGCAGATGCTGATCTTCGCCTACTGGGGCTGGATGCTCAGCCAGGCGCACTAA
- a CDS encoding EAL domain-containing protein — MSRTLSIKQKLGFAILLAMVVGLVVAGAAFTWRDYHATRAALVARAEAHARMAALASAASIARGDRVGTERALHLLDGDSAIVAGRIDTPSAPGFARFETSAWEAASQRQDFEASAAVVADGRSLGRATVGASFAEVRKRLWHDVQLVAAMAAIAIVAALALATRLLRGIYLPVMGLTAIARRVRESRDYALRAPVLATDELGQLCADFNGMLAEIEQRDRELETQVEQRTEELKRRNHELSSQIAERSATERALVASEQRFKSAFDSAAIGMIIVNEARQIQHANQAFEAMLGYAPDVMTGMALREISHPDDRETGLYQYHELVAGQIERYQIEKRYVHRDGHPIWVLCHVSAVRDASGRYQYAIGQIQDITEAHQLSKELSYQATHDALTGLVNRREFEARIEYALEGTWRNGKEHAICYLDLDQFKVINDTCGHVAGDELLRQVANVLRAKVRASDTIARLGGDEFGLLMENCPLAQSQRVAESFRAAIEDFQFVWDDKRFRVGVSIGLVPINRDSASVTEVLQQADTACYAAKDLGRNRVHTYLRDDEELAKRHGEMQWVTKIQAALESDQFRLYVQPIVPVVGARNRYEHYEVLIRMIDGDGAEVPPGAFLPAAERYNLAAQVDRWVVSHLLEWAAQNPREFARFDMCSVNLSGLTLADESFLGYVIDLLRAARVPSSKICFEITETAVISNLSQASRFISTLKALGCFFALDDFGSGLSSFAYLKNLPVDYLKIDGMFVRDVHSDPLDRALVRSINDVGQVMGKKTIAEFVENDDIMRVLAEVGVDYAQGYGVGKPFPLSRLDHVEPEARLAAVS; from the coding sequence GTGTCCAGAACACTTTCTATCAAGCAGAAGCTCGGCTTTGCCATTCTGCTGGCCATGGTGGTTGGCCTGGTGGTGGCCGGCGCGGCTTTCACCTGGCGTGACTACCACGCCACGCGTGCCGCCCTGGTCGCACGTGCCGAGGCCCATGCACGCATGGCGGCATTGGCCAGTGCCGCGAGCATCGCACGCGGCGACCGCGTCGGCACCGAGCGCGCATTGCACCTGCTCGACGGCGACAGCGCCATCGTCGCTGGCCGCATCGATACGCCCTCGGCGCCGGGTTTCGCGCGCTTCGAGACCTCCGCCTGGGAAGCCGCAAGTCAGCGACAGGATTTCGAAGCCAGCGCGGCGGTGGTCGCCGATGGACGCAGCCTCGGCCGCGCAACGGTGGGCGCGAGCTTTGCCGAAGTGCGCAAACGCCTGTGGCACGACGTGCAACTGGTGGCGGCCATGGCAGCCATCGCAATCGTGGCGGCACTGGCGCTCGCGACACGCCTGCTGCGCGGCATCTACCTGCCGGTGATGGGCCTGACCGCGATCGCCCGCCGGGTGCGCGAATCGCGCGATTACGCGCTGCGCGCACCGGTGCTGGCCACCGACGAACTCGGGCAGCTGTGCGCCGACTTCAATGGCATGCTCGCCGAGATCGAACAGCGCGATCGCGAACTCGAAACGCAGGTCGAACAACGCACCGAGGAACTCAAGCGGCGCAATCACGAACTGTCATCGCAGATCGCCGAGCGCAGCGCCACCGAGCGCGCCCTGGTGGCGAGCGAACAACGCTTCAAGAGTGCTTTCGACAGCGCCGCCATCGGCATGATCATCGTCAACGAGGCGCGCCAGATCCAGCACGCCAACCAGGCCTTCGAAGCCATGCTCGGTTATGCGCCCGATGTCATGACCGGCATGGCGCTGCGTGAGATATCCCACCCCGACGATCGCGAGACCGGTCTATACCAGTACCACGAACTGGTGGCGGGTCAGATCGAGCGCTACCAGATCGAGAAGCGCTACGTGCATCGAGACGGCCATCCGATCTGGGTCTTGTGCCACGTGTCGGCGGTGCGCGACGCGAGCGGCCGTTACCAATACGCGATTGGCCAGATCCAGGACATCACCGAGGCGCATCAGCTGTCCAAGGAGCTGTCCTACCAGGCCACCCACGACGCCCTGACCGGCCTCGTTAACCGTCGCGAGTTCGAGGCGCGCATCGAATACGCGCTGGAAGGCACCTGGCGTAACGGCAAGGAACACGCCATCTGCTATCTCGACCTCGACCAGTTCAAGGTCATCAACGACACCTGCGGCCACGTGGCCGGCGATGAACTGTTGCGCCAGGTGGCGAACGTGTTGCGCGCCAAGGTGCGCGCCAGCGATACCATCGCGCGCCTCGGCGGCGATGAATTCGGCCTGTTGATGGAGAACTGCCCGTTGGCGCAGAGCCAGCGCGTGGCCGAAAGCTTCCGCGCCGCCATCGAGGATTTCCAATTCGTGTGGGACGACAAGCGCTTCCGGGTGGGCGTGAGCATTGGCCTGGTGCCCATCAATCGCGATTCAGCGAGCGTCACCGAGGTCCTGCAACAGGCCGACACTGCTTGTTACGCGGCCAAGGATCTCGGCCGCAACCGCGTACACACCTACCTGCGCGACGATGAAGAGCTGGCCAAGCGTCACGGCGAGATGCAGTGGGTGACCAAGATCCAGGCGGCGCTCGAGTCGGATCAGTTCCGTCTCTACGTGCAGCCCATCGTGCCGGTGGTCGGTGCACGCAACCGCTACGAGCACTACGAAGTACTGATCCGCATGATCGATGGCGATGGCGCCGAGGTGCCGCCCGGCGCCTTCCTGCCGGCCGCCGAGCGCTACAATCTCGCCGCCCAGGTCGACCGTTGGGTGGTGTCGCACCTGCTGGAATGGGCGGCGCAGAATCCGCGCGAATTCGCGCGTTTCGACATGTGCTCGGTCAATCTCTCAGGCCTGACGCTGGCCGATGAATCCTTCCTCGGCTATGTCATCGACCTGCTGCGCGCGGCACGCGTGCCGAGCAGCAAGATCTGCTTCGAGATCACCGAGACCGCGGTGATCTCCAATCTTTCACAGGCCAGTCGTTTCATCTCGACCTTGAAGGCCCTGGGCTGCTTCTTTGCGCTGGACGATTTCGGCAGTGGCCTGTCGTCGTTCGCCTATCTCAAGAACCTGCCGGTCGACTACCTCAAGATCGACGGCATGTTCGTGCGCGATGTGCACAGCGACCCGCTCGATCGTGCGCTGGTGCGCTCCATCAACGACGTCGGCCAGGTGATGGGCAAGAAGACCATCGCCGAATTCGTCGAGAACGATGACATCATGCGCGTGCTGGCCGAGGTCGGCGTGGACTACGCGCAAGGCTATGGCGTCGGCAAACCGTTCCCGTTGTCGCGCCTCGATCACGTCGAACCCGAGGCGCGCCTGGCGGCGGTCAGTTGA
- a CDS encoding 3'(2'),5'-bisphosphate nucleotidase, protein MTHSATYQDILPVAIAAVAAACRVTRHVQSRQQHIERHSKDDMSPVTVADYAAQAVIARRLADAFGTLTMVGEEDAETLREAGRTALREEVAAAARVAWPGAGIDDVLDAIDLGNHDASGARYWTLDPIDGTKGFLRGGQYAVSLALIEQGKVVLGVLGCPNLSQDFNRSFDDPDTRGCLFHAVRGGGSWAVPADRPNLSPRRLDASREEDISAMRVCESVEAAHSRIDDTGRIVDYLAARGAPARLDSQCKYAVVARGQAEAYLRLPTRRDYVEKIWDHAAGMIIAEEAGAVVTDVLGKPLDFSKGAGLAANRGVICATRAFHGRIRQAISALGLFPE, encoded by the coding sequence GTGACGCACTCGGCCACTTACCAGGACATCTTGCCCGTTGCCATCGCGGCGGTCGCTGCCGCCTGTCGCGTGACCCGTCACGTGCAGAGCCGTCAACAGCACATCGAACGTCACAGCAAGGACGACATGAGCCCGGTGACGGTGGCTGATTACGCCGCACAGGCCGTCATTGCCCGCCGGCTCGCCGACGCGTTCGGCACCCTGACCATGGTCGGCGAAGAAGACGCCGAGACCTTGCGCGAAGCGGGTCGCACGGCCCTGCGCGAAGAAGTCGCCGCCGCCGCGCGCGTGGCCTGGCCGGGCGCCGGCATCGACGATGTGCTGGACGCGATCGACCTCGGCAATCACGACGCGAGCGGCGCGCGCTACTGGACCTTGGACCCGATAGACGGCACCAAGGGCTTTCTGCGCGGCGGTCAGTACGCGGTTTCCCTGGCCCTCATCGAACAGGGCAAGGTGGTGCTCGGCGTGCTGGGCTGCCCCAACCTGTCCCAGGATTTCAACCGTTCCTTCGACGACCCGGACACGCGCGGCTGTCTGTTCCATGCGGTGCGCGGCGGCGGCAGTTGGGCGGTGCCAGCGGACCGTCCGAACCTGTCGCCGCGTCGCCTGGATGCGAGTCGCGAGGAAGATATCAGCGCCATGCGCGTGTGCGAATCAGTCGAAGCGGCGCATTCGCGCATCGACGACACCGGCCGCATCGTCGACTACCTCGCCGCGCGTGGCGCGCCGGCGCGGCTCGATAGCCAGTGCAAGTACGCCGTGGTGGCCCGCGGCCAGGCCGAGGCCTACCTGCGCTTGCCGACGCGCCGCGATTACGTGGAGAAGATCTGGGATCACGCCGCCGGCATGATCATCGCCGAAGAGGCGGGCGCGGTGGTCACCGACGTGCTCGGCAAGCCGCTGGATTTTTCCAAGGGCGCGGGCCTCGCCGCCAATCGCGGCGTGATCTGCGCGACGCGCGCCTTTCACGGCCGCATCCGTCAGGCCATCAGCGCGCTCGGGCTGTTCCCGGAATGA